From Trichoplusia ni isolate ovarian cell line Hi5 chromosome 11, tn1, whole genome shotgun sequence, the proteins below share one genomic window:
- the LOC113498480 gene encoding zinc transporter ZIP1-like, translated as MFGAVSAHKYIIAFCIGVELLASGTKRWLSLVYIFTFSFMSALGIGVGILLVGGAGAADAGLYSVILQGLACGTLVYVVFFEVWKRSSGLLQFVCSLLGFAIMVTLEFIVEIAI; from the exons ATGTTCGGTGCGGTATCAGCACACAAGTACATCATCGCGTTCTGTATCGGCGTGGAGCTGCTGGCGTCGGGCACCAAGAGGTGGCTGTCCTTGGTCTACATCTTCACCTTCTCATTCATGTCAGCTCTGGGCATTGGGGTCGGCATCCTACTGgtcggcggcgcgggcgcagctgACGCAGGGTTGTATTCAGTTATATTACAG GGTCTAGCGTGTGGTACGCTGGTGTATGTGGTGTTCTTCGAGGTCTGGAAGCGCAGCAGCGGTCTGCTTCAGTTCGTGTGCTCACTGCTGGGCTTTGCCATCATGGTGACGCTTGAATTCATCGTTGAGATTG caATTTGA
- the LOC113498479 gene encoding synaptosomal-associated protein 25 isoform X3 → MPSAAPPAENGAPRSELEQLQMRAGQVTDESLESTRRMMMLCEESEDAGGQALHMLSHQGEQLDRIEEGMDQINADMREAEKNLSGMEKCCGICVLPCNKGASFKEDDGTWKGNDDGKVVNNQPQRVMDERNGIGPQAGYIGRITNDAREDEMEENMGQVNTMIGNLRNMALDMGSELENQNRQIDRINRKGESNETRIAVANQRANKLLKS, encoded by the exons ATGCCTTCAGCAGCGCCACCCGCCGAAAATGGCGCTCCCCGCAGCGAGCTGGAACAGCTCCAGATGCGCGCCGGTCAAGTCACCGACGAG TCTCTGGAGTCGACGCGGCGCATGATGATGCTATGCGAAGAG aGCGAGGACGCCGGGGGGCAAGCGCTTCATATGTTGAGTCACCAGGGCG AGCAATTGGACAGAATCGAGGAGGGCATGGACCAGATCAACGCGGACATGCGCGAGGCCGAGAAGAATCTGTCGGGCATGGAGAAGTGCTGCGGCATCTGTGTCCTGCCCTGCAACAA GGGAGCATCGTTCAAGGAGGACGACGGTACGTGGAAGGGCAACGATGACGGCAAGGTGGTCAACAACCAGCCCCAGAGGGTGATGGACGAGCGCAACGGTATAGGACCACAAGCCGGTTACATAGGAAG GATAACAAATGACGCCCGCGAAGACGAGATGGAGGAGAACATGGGCCAAGTGAACACGATGATCGGTAACCTGCGCAACATGGCGCTCGACATGGGCTCCGAGCTGGAGAACCAGAACCGCCAGATCGACCGCATCAACCGCAAG GGCGAAAGCAACGAGACACGCATAGCGGTGGCCAACCAGCGCGCAAACAAACTCCTCAAGTCTTAA
- the LOC113498479 gene encoding synaptosomal-associated protein 25 isoform X2: MPSAAPPAENGAPRSELEQLQMRAGQVTDESLESTRRMMMLCEESKEAGIRTLVALDDQGEQLDRIEEGMDQINADMREAEKNLSGMEKCCGICVLPCNKGASFKEDDGTWKGNDDGKVVNNQPQRVMDERNGIGPQAGYIGRITNDAREDEMEENMGQVNTMIGNLRNMALDMGSELENQNRQIDRINRKGESNETRIAVANQRANKLLKS, translated from the exons ATGCCTTCAGCAGCGCCACCCGCCGAAAATGGCGCTCCCCGCAGCGAGCTGGAACAGCTCCAGATGCGCGCCGGTCAAGTCACCGACGAG TCTCTGGAGTCGACGCGGCGCATGATGATGCTATGCGAAGAG AGCAAGGAGGCCGGCATTCGTACTCTGGTCGCTCTAGACGACCAGGGAG AGCAATTGGACAGAATCGAGGAGGGCATGGACCAGATCAACGCGGACATGCGCGAGGCCGAGAAGAATCTGTCGGGCATGGAGAAGTGCTGCGGCATCTGTGTCCTGCCCTGCAACAA GGGAGCATCGTTCAAGGAGGACGACGGTACGTGGAAGGGCAACGATGACGGCAAGGTGGTCAACAACCAGCCCCAGAGGGTGATGGACGAGCGCAACGGTATAGGACCACAAGCCGGTTACATAGGAAG GATAACAAATGACGCCCGCGAAGACGAGATGGAGGAGAACATGGGCCAAGTGAACACGATGATCGGTAACCTGCGCAACATGGCGCTCGACATGGGCTCCGAGCTGGAGAACCAGAACCGCCAGATCGACCGCATCAACCGCAAG GGCGAAAGCAACGAGACACGCATAGCGGTGGCCAACCAGCGCGCAAACAAACTCCTCAAGTCTTAA
- the LOC113498479 gene encoding synaptosomal-associated protein 25 isoform X1 codes for MPSAAPPAENGAPRSELEQLQMRAGQVTDESLESTRRMMMLCEESHEVGMKTLVMLDEQGEQLDRIEEGMDQINADMREAEKNLSGMEKCCGICVLPCNKGASFKEDDGTWKGNDDGKVVNNQPQRVMDERNGIGPQAGYIGRITNDAREDEMEENMGQVNTMIGNLRNMALDMGSELENQNRQIDRINRKGESNETRIAVANQRANKLLKS; via the exons ATGCCTTCAGCAGCGCCACCCGCCGAAAATGGCGCTCCCCGCAGCGAGCTGGAACAGCTCCAGATGCGCGCCGGTCAAGTCACCGACGAG TCTCTGGAGTCGACGCGGCGCATGATGATGCTATGCGAAGAG AGTCACGAGGTGGGCATGAAAACCCTGGTCATGCTGGATGAACAGGGCG AGCAATTGGACAGAATCGAGGAGGGCATGGACCAGATCAACGCGGACATGCGCGAGGCCGAGAAGAATCTGTCGGGCATGGAGAAGTGCTGCGGCATCTGTGTCCTGCCCTGCAACAA GGGAGCATCGTTCAAGGAGGACGACGGTACGTGGAAGGGCAACGATGACGGCAAGGTGGTCAACAACCAGCCCCAGAGGGTGATGGACGAGCGCAACGGTATAGGACCACAAGCCGGTTACATAGGAAG GATAACAAATGACGCCCGCGAAGACGAGATGGAGGAGAACATGGGCCAAGTGAACACGATGATCGGTAACCTGCGCAACATGGCGCTCGACATGGGCTCCGAGCTGGAGAACCAGAACCGCCAGATCGACCGCATCAACCGCAAG GGCGAAAGCAACGAGACACGCATAGCGGTGGCCAACCAGCGCGCAAACAAACTCCTCAAGTCTTAA
- the LOC113498479 gene encoding synaptosomal-associated protein 25 isoform X5: protein MPSAAPPAENGAPRSELEQLQMRAGQVTDESLESTRRMMMLCEESKEAGIRTLVALDDQGEQLDRIEEGMDQINADMREAEKNLSGMEKCCGICVLPCNKGASFKEDDGTWKGNDDGKVVNNQPQRVMDERNGIGPQAGYIGRITNDAREDEMEENMGQVNTMIGNLRNMALDMGSELENQNRQIDRINRKGESNETRITLANQRAHELLK from the exons ATGCCTTCAGCAGCGCCACCCGCCGAAAATGGCGCTCCCCGCAGCGAGCTGGAACAGCTCCAGATGCGCGCCGGTCAAGTCACCGACGAG TCTCTGGAGTCGACGCGGCGCATGATGATGCTATGCGAAGAG AGCAAGGAGGCCGGCATTCGTACTCTGGTCGCTCTAGACGACCAGGGAG AGCAATTGGACAGAATCGAGGAGGGCATGGACCAGATCAACGCGGACATGCGCGAGGCCGAGAAGAATCTGTCGGGCATGGAGAAGTGCTGCGGCATCTGTGTCCTGCCCTGCAACAA GGGAGCATCGTTCAAGGAGGACGACGGTACGTGGAAGGGCAACGATGACGGCAAGGTGGTCAACAACCAGCCCCAGAGGGTGATGGACGAGCGCAACGGTATAGGACCACAAGCCGGTTACATAGGAAG GATAACAAATGACGCCCGCGAAGACGAGATGGAGGAGAACATGGGCCAAGTGAACACGATGATCGGTAACCTGCGCAACATGGCGCTCGACATGGGCTCCGAGCTGGAGAACCAGAACCGCCAGATCGACCGCATCAACCGCAAG GGCGAATCGAACGAAACGAGGATAACTCTGGCGAACCAGCGCGCGCACGAGCTCCTCAAGTAA
- the LOC113498479 gene encoding synaptosomal-associated protein 25 isoform X4, with product MPSAAPPAENGAPRSELEQLQMRAGQVTDESLESTRRMMMLCEESHEVGMKTLVMLDEQGEQLDRIEEGMDQINADMREAEKNLSGMEKCCGICVLPCNKGASFKEDDGTWKGNDDGKVVNNQPQRVMDERNGIGPQAGYIGRITNDAREDEMEENMGQVNTMIGNLRNMALDMGSELENQNRQIDRINRKGESNETRITLANQRAHELLK from the exons ATGCCTTCAGCAGCGCCACCCGCCGAAAATGGCGCTCCCCGCAGCGAGCTGGAACAGCTCCAGATGCGCGCCGGTCAAGTCACCGACGAG TCTCTGGAGTCGACGCGGCGCATGATGATGCTATGCGAAGAG AGTCACGAGGTGGGCATGAAAACCCTGGTCATGCTGGATGAACAGGGCG AGCAATTGGACAGAATCGAGGAGGGCATGGACCAGATCAACGCGGACATGCGCGAGGCCGAGAAGAATCTGTCGGGCATGGAGAAGTGCTGCGGCATCTGTGTCCTGCCCTGCAACAA GGGAGCATCGTTCAAGGAGGACGACGGTACGTGGAAGGGCAACGATGACGGCAAGGTGGTCAACAACCAGCCCCAGAGGGTGATGGACGAGCGCAACGGTATAGGACCACAAGCCGGTTACATAGGAAG GATAACAAATGACGCCCGCGAAGACGAGATGGAGGAGAACATGGGCCAAGTGAACACGATGATCGGTAACCTGCGCAACATGGCGCTCGACATGGGCTCCGAGCTGGAGAACCAGAACCGCCAGATCGACCGCATCAACCGCAAG GGCGAATCGAACGAAACGAGGATAACTCTGGCGAACCAGCGCGCGCACGAGCTCCTCAAGTAA